In one window of Thalassotalea agarivorans DNA:
- a CDS encoding D-2-hydroxyacid dehydrogenase: MNIVFLDKKTFSNSIDLNALETEHSLTSYETTTPEQVVSRCIHADVVITNKVVIDSDTLSLLPDLKLICIAATGTNNVDLEAAKALNVRVCNVSGYSTPSVAQYVFSQLLAHFQQIVDHNANTQAGNWSKSETFCILGQPIDELKDKTIAIVGYGTLGRKVADIATAFDMQVIIAERPGETPREGRVVFEEAMSQADIVTLHCPLTPQTQDLINQDTLALMKPNAILVNTARGAVVNSQALYTALKQKQIALAIVDVLEQEPPPHDHILLQGDLTNLVVTAHIAWASQQAQQRLINLIARNISAFQQGQPTNVVA, from the coding sequence ATGAACATCGTTTTTTTAGATAAAAAGACATTCAGTAACTCGATTGATTTGAATGCGCTTGAAACAGAACATAGCCTCACAAGTTACGAAACAACCACACCAGAGCAAGTTGTTTCACGGTGTATACATGCCGACGTAGTGATCACCAATAAAGTCGTTATAGACAGCGACACCTTGTCTCTTCTGCCAGATTTAAAACTCATTTGTATTGCTGCAACAGGTACTAATAACGTCGATTTAGAAGCGGCTAAAGCGCTTAACGTTCGTGTGTGCAATGTATCAGGTTATTCAACGCCATCTGTTGCCCAGTATGTTTTTTCACAGTTGCTAGCTCATTTTCAACAAATTGTTGATCACAACGCCAATACGCAAGCGGGTAATTGGTCTAAAAGTGAGACTTTTTGCATTCTTGGGCAGCCAATCGATGAATTAAAAGATAAAACAATTGCGATTGTTGGCTATGGCACATTAGGACGCAAAGTTGCTGATATTGCCACCGCCTTTGACATGCAAGTTATCATCGCAGAGCGCCCTGGCGAAACACCTCGAGAAGGTCGCGTAGTGTTTGAAGAAGCGATGTCACAGGCCGATATTGTCACGCTACACTGCCCTTTAACACCACAAACTCAAGACTTGATTAATCAAGATACGTTGGCGTTAATGAAGCCAAACGCAATACTTGTTAATACCGCAAGAGGCGCTGTGGTAAACAGTCAGGCGCTATACACGGCGTTGAAGCAAAAACAAATAGCCTTGGCAATTGTTGATGTATTAGAACAAGAACCACCGCCACATGATCACATTTTATTGCAGGGCGATTTAACTAATTTAGTGGTAACGGCGCATATTGCGTGGGCGAGTCAGCAAGCGCAGCAGCGATTGATTAACCTGATTGCGCGCAATATCTCAGCATTTCAGCAGGGGCAGCCAACTAACGTCGTGGCCTAA
- the cgtA gene encoding Obg family GTPase CgtA, with protein MKFVDEAEIRVEAGDGGNGCVSFRREKYIEFGGPNGGDGGDGGDVYLIADEGLNTLIDYRFERFHRAQRGENGKSRDMTGKRGQDLYLKVPVGTRAVDVDTGEQIGDLTKHKETLMVAKGGWHGLGNTRFKSSTNRAPRQKTDGTPGEIRSLQLELMLLADVGLLGLPNAGKSTLIRSVSAAKPKVADYPFTTLVPNLGVVRLDAQRSFVIADIPGLIEGAADGAGLGTQFLKHLERCRVLLHVVDVMPIDESDPVENARIIIDELSKHSEKLADKPRWLVLNKLDLMLEEEAKELTEQIKQALNWDDKVFAISAFNKMGTQELCTELMSFIESLPAEEEETAEEKAVEFKWDTYHQDTLDDFEDDDILDDDDWDEDDYDVEVEYRR; from the coding sequence ATGAAATTTGTTGATGAAGCCGAAATTAGAGTTGAAGCCGGAGACGGTGGAAATGGCTGTGTCAGTTTTCGCCGCGAAAAGTACATCGAATTTGGTGGACCAAATGGCGGTGACGGTGGCGACGGTGGCGATGTCTATCTCATTGCGGATGAAGGCTTAAATACCCTGATCGATTACCGTTTTGAACGTTTTCATCGTGCGCAGCGTGGTGAAAATGGTAAAAGCCGAGACATGACGGGTAAACGTGGTCAAGACTTGTACCTAAAAGTACCGGTAGGAACACGTGCCGTTGATGTAGATACTGGCGAGCAAATTGGCGATTTAACTAAGCACAAAGAAACGCTTATGGTAGCCAAAGGTGGCTGGCATGGACTTGGCAATACTCGATTTAAATCGAGTACAAACAGGGCGCCGCGACAAAAAACAGACGGTACACCAGGCGAAATTCGCAGTTTACAACTTGAGTTAATGCTTCTTGCCGATGTTGGCTTATTAGGGCTACCAAACGCAGGTAAGTCGACGTTAATTCGTAGCGTATCAGCGGCTAAGCCAAAAGTTGCAGACTACCCATTTACCACCTTAGTGCCTAATTTAGGTGTTGTACGCCTAGATGCTCAACGCAGTTTCGTTATTGCCGATATTCCTGGGTTAATTGAAGGCGCTGCCGATGGTGCAGGTTTAGGTACACAGTTCTTAAAGCATCTTGAACGTTGCCGTGTGTTGTTGCACGTTGTTGACGTCATGCCAATAGACGAAAGTGACCCTGTTGAAAACGCGCGTATTATTATTGACGAGCTAAGCAAACATTCTGAAAAGCTCGCCGACAAACCTCGTTGGTTGGTACTTAATAAGCTTGACCTAATGCTGGAAGAAGAAGCGAAGGAGCTCACTGAGCAAATCAAACAAGCGTTGAACTGGGATGACAAGGTATTTGCTATTTCAGCATTCAATAAAATGGGCACACAAGAGCTCTGTACAGAGCTTATGAGCTTCATTGAGTCACTTCCTGCTGAGGAAGAAGAAACGGCAGAAGAGAAAGCGGTAGAATTTAAGTGGGATACCTACCACCAAGATACCTTAGATGATTTTGAAGATGACGACATTCTAGACGATGACGACTGGGATGAAGACGATTATGACGTTGAGGTTGAATATCGTCGATAG
- the rpmA gene encoding 50S ribosomal protein L27, translated as MAHKKAAGSTKNGRDSESKRLGVKRFGGESVLAGNIIVRQRGTKFHAGTNMGIGKDHTLFALTDGKVQFEVKGPKNRKFVSIIAE; from the coding sequence ATGGCACATAAGAAGGCAGCAGGTAGTACCAAGAACGGTCGCGATTCAGAAAGCAAACGCCTAGGTGTTAAGCGTTTTGGTGGTGAGTCAGTATTAGCTGGTAACATCATCGTTCGTCAACGTGGTACTAAGTTCCACGCAGGTACTAACATGGGTATCGGTAAGGATCACACTTTATTTGCTTTAACTGACGGTAAAGTTCAGTTTGAAGTTAAAGGTCCTAAAAACCGCAAGTTTGTAAGTATTATCGCTGAATAA
- the rplU gene encoding 50S ribosomal protein L21: protein MYAVFQSGGKQHRVTEGQTVRLEKLELEVGATVEFDNVLMIANGDDVNVGAPYINGGKVTAEVVSQGRGEKVKIVKFRRRKHSRKQMGHRQWFTEVKITGING, encoded by the coding sequence ATGTACGCGGTATTCCAAAGCGGTGGTAAACAACACCGTGTGACTGAAGGTCAAACTGTACGCCTAGAAAAGCTAGAGCTTGAAGTAGGTGCAACTGTAGAATTCGATAACGTTTTAATGATCGCTAACGGCGACGATGTTAATGTAGGCGCGCCTTACATTAACGGTGGTAAAGTAACTGCTGAAGTTGTAAGCCAAGGTCGTGGTGAGAAAGTTAAAATCGTTAAGTTTAGACGTCGTAAGCATTCACGTAAGCAGATGGGCCATCGCCAATGGTTCACTGAAGTGAAGATTACTGGTATTAACGGCTAA
- the ispB gene encoding octaprenyl diphosphate synthase, translated as MDLKQILALAEEDMTAVNQLIFDQLASDVALINQLGVYIVNAGGKRMRPLLSVLAAKALDYSGKDHQAIAAIIEFIHTATLLHDDVVDESMLRRGKDTANALFGNSASVLVGDFLYTRSFQMMVKLDDMRIMEILSDATNIVAEGEVLQLMNCNDPDTTEESYMQVIYSKTAKLFEAATRLAAVVSHQPQAIEDGLKDYGMYLGTAFQLVDDIMDYTADAKEMGKNVGDDLAEGKPTLPLLYAMKHGNEKQVAIIRDAIENCTGMENLDAILACLEETGALAYCQSRAEEEADKAIKALAPIPDSPYKQALVALAHIAANRSA; from the coding sequence ATGGACCTAAAACAAATCCTCGCTTTAGCTGAAGAAGATATGACGGCTGTTAATCAGCTAATATTTGATCAGCTTGCTTCAGATGTCGCATTAATTAACCAGCTAGGTGTATATATCGTTAATGCCGGTGGCAAGCGTATGCGTCCATTGTTATCTGTACTCGCGGCAAAAGCGCTAGACTATTCAGGCAAAGACCATCAAGCCATAGCGGCTATCATTGAATTTATCCACACAGCTACCTTATTGCATGATGATGTCGTCGATGAATCTATGTTACGTCGTGGCAAAGATACCGCTAACGCCCTATTTGGTAATAGCGCTAGCGTGCTCGTTGGTGACTTCCTTTATACCCGTTCATTCCAAATGATGGTAAAACTGGACGATATGCGCATCATGGAAATTCTTTCTGATGCAACCAATATTGTTGCAGAAGGCGAAGTGTTGCAGCTAATGAATTGCAATGATCCCGACACGACTGAAGAAAGCTACATGCAAGTCATCTATTCAAAAACGGCAAAATTGTTTGAAGCAGCAACCCGTTTAGCCGCAGTAGTCAGTCATCAACCACAGGCAATCGAAGACGGTTTGAAAGATTACGGTATGTATCTGGGCACCGCCTTTCAGTTAGTGGACGACATAATGGATTACACCGCCGATGCCAAGGAAATGGGTAAAAATGTTGGTGACGACCTAGCCGAAGGTAAACCAACCTTACCGCTGCTTTATGCGATGAAACACGGCAATGAAAAACAAGTTGCCATTATTCGCGATGCGATAGAAAACTGCACAGGCATGGAGAATCTCGATGCGATATTAGCATGTCTCGAGGAGACAGGCGCACTTGCCTACTGCCAATCAAGAGCTGAAGAAGAAG